In a genomic window of Wyeomyia smithii strain HCP4-BCI-WySm-NY-G18 chromosome 1, ASM2978416v1, whole genome shotgun sequence:
- the LOC129717970 gene encoding NADH dehydrogenase (ubiquinone) complex I, assembly factor 6 homolog: MIKNYIRLLKAVGPRSFIGPFKKYASSSVNTNAVSQNYCMRLVRQHDKENFLCTLLMKNPERRHAMAIRAFNVEIARITSTVTDDKIGQMRLKFWDDAITSLYKTDSKSVPDQPVVREIKKAIDDHKLTKRYFQRIISSRLNANLRFLTVKQLEDYVEDSVSTVLYLLLEIHGIKNVHADHLASHLGKAQGITNLLRSIPRQERRHVVPIPQDILMQHGVSQERILRNRKDDKGVEEVVFHMAGTAHQHLEKARNLLPSVPKQAKSVFLPGVVIGRFLERLRQVNFHLADTSLHRSDTLLPISLYWNNFRGKF; the protein is encoded by the exons ATGATTAAAAACTATATAAGACTATTAAAAGCAGTGGGACCTCGATCCTTTATAGGACCATTTAAAAAGTATGCCTCCAGTTCGGTGAATACCAATGCGGTGTCGCAGAACTACTGCATGAGGCTCGTTAG ACAACACGATAAAGAAAACTTTCTGTGTACACTACTTATGAAAAATCCCGAACGTCGGCACGCTATGGCAATTCGAGCTTTTAACGTGGAAATCGCTCGCATAACTAGTACCGTCACTGATGACAAAATCGGTCAAATGCGACTCAAATTCTGGGATGATGCAATTACTAGTCTTTATAAAACAGATTCCAAGTCTGTTCCGGATCAGCCAGTAGTAAGGGAAATTAAGAAAGCCATCGATGATCATAAGCTCACAAAGCGATACTTTCAACGCATTATCAGTTCACGGTTGAATGCTAACTTACGCTTCCTCACAGTCAAACAATTAGAAGATTACGTTGAAGACTCTGTTTCGACAGTATTATATTTGTTATTGGAAATTCATGGAATCAAGAACGTCCATGCCGATCACTTAGCGTCTCATCTGGGCAAGGCTCAGGGAATAACAAATTTACTACGATCTATTCCTCGTCAGGAGCGAAGGCATGTTGTTCCAATACCACAGGATATTCTCATGCAACATGGCGTAAGTCAAGAACGAATATTACGAAATCGCAAGGATGATAAAGGAGTTGAGgaagttgtttttcatatgGCAGGGACAGCTCATCAGCACCTAGAGAAAGCTCGGAATTTGTTACCTTCGGTGCCAAAGCAGGCGAAATCTGTATTTCTACCCGGTGTGGTAATTGGACGTTTTTTAGAACGTTTAAGACAAGTTAACTTTCATCTTGCTGATACAAGCTTGCATCGAAGCGATACCTTATTGCCTATATCTTTATACTGGAACAATTTTCGAGGAAAATTTTAG
- the LOC129717969 gene encoding uncharacterized protein LOC129717969: MEIEVVTLKPWMCRICLEKGNYNIFKDWLGGRIPLAITGQLCHQGSSKSAVSIVDALNCFSQFKVSQSEINIEPMMLCENCHRQLVQCYLFRKKVQDAEILLHRDLTTSKHSQNIDYLQQDKSKSDITQQFADFNSRLSHNGNLKQIPANKLIQKNDGMNTKQMNNKVYHAKPRFKLTNQVSNILRHVTVSNSRLSSVKEKRTDSTTMTCSTPKRIKQEHNSVSNRLEKTLIIPSYVFEKEENREKHVLHVKGATISTSCPIRSEEDVDRNDSKNIFYCTHCPKAFSAPYHLLVHTRSSHLCQHCLKLFHNVSTRNKHIRDEHKLFRCSLCNFQSQYVTNLRSHLKKSHSVTLPAHVSILQKTCKDTSD; the protein is encoded by the exons ATGGAAATTGAAGTTGTGACGCTTAAACCATGGATGTGCAGAATTTGCTTGGAAAAGGGTAATTACAATATCTTCAAAGATTGGCTAGGAGGACGAATTCCATTGGCAATCACAGGACAACTTTGCCACCAGGGATCTAGTAAAAGTGCTGTCTCAATTGTCGATGCACTCAATTGCTTCAGTCAGTTTAAG GTTTCTCAAtcagaaataaatattgaaccaATGATGTTGTGTGAAAATTGCCACAGACAGCTAGTGCAATGCTATCTTTTTCGTAAAAAAGTACAGGATGCCGAAATTTTGCTGCACAGGGACCTAACAACCAGCAAACATAGTCAAAATATAGACTATCTGCAGCAGGATAAAAGTAAATCGGACATCACACAACAGTTTGCAGATTTCAACTCACGTTTGAGCCACAATGGAAATTTGAAACAGATTCCGGCAAACAAACTGATACAGAAAAATGATGGTATGAATACGAAACAAATGAATAATAAGGTTTATCATGCCAAACCTCGCTTTAAATTAACGAACCAAGTGAGTAACATTTTACGCCATGTGACAGTCAGCAATAGTCGTTTAAGTTCTGTTAAAGAGAAGCGTACAGATTCTACAACGATGACTTGTTCTACACCAAAAAGGATAAAGCAAGAACATAACTCTGTTAGCAATCGTTTGGAAAAAACTTTGATTATTCCAAGTTATGTTTTTGAAAAAGAGGAAAACCGGGAGAAACATGTACTTCATGTAAAAGGCGCTACAATTTCTACATCTTGTCCAATTCGCAGTGAAGAAGACGTCGATCGAAATGATTCCAAAAATATATTCTACTGCACCCATTGTCCTAAAGCGTTTTCTGCGCCATATCACCTACTAGTTCACACCAGAAGCAGTCACCTGTGTCAacattgtttgaaacttttccaTAATGTATCAACAAGAAATAAGCACATTCGAGATGAACATAAACTGTTTCGCTGTTCACTCTGCAACTTTCAGTCGCAGTACGTTACCAATTTGAGAtcacatttgaaaaaatcacacTCCGTAACATTACCAGCGCATGTCTCTATACTACAAAAAACTTGTAAAGATACATCTGATTAA